CGAGGTTCGCTCTGTAGCCCGCAAGACACCGGTCCGCAAGGCGGGCTCACGCGACGTCAAGGCTGGGGCTTGCGCCAACTCGGGTGAAGGTCGTCGATGACGAACCCGACCGCCGGCTGATCCCGACACAGCCGCATCAAACACGGTCCTCGACCGACACGGGACGCGGTTTGAAGGAGGCGTTTCATTTGCGGTCTCCTGGCGGTGGCGGAGCGCCGCTCCGGTCCGGCCACCGCCGGCGGAGCAGCAGATAGCCTGCCGGGATGACGAGCATCGACAGCAGGGGCGCCGTCAGCATGCCGCCGATCATCGGGGCGGCAATCCGGCTCATCACCTCAGAGCCGGCGCCGTGCCCGACCAGGATCGGTGCGAGGCCCGCCAGGATCACGGCGACTGTCATGGCCTTGGGCCGGACCCGCAGCAGGGCGCCCTCACGCACAGCTTCATCGAGCCGGTCGGGGCCGTGCTCGGCCACGGCGTGCTTCAGGTAGATCAGCATCACCACGCCGAATTCGGCCGCCACCCCGGACAGGGCGATGAAGCCGACCCCGGTGGCCACGGACTGGTTGTAGCCCAGGAGGTAGATGGCCCAGACGCCGCCGGTGAGGGCGAATGGCAGGGTCGCCATGATCAGGGCGGCTTCATCCCACCGCCGAAACGTGGCGTAGAGCAGCAGAAAGATGATCGCCAGCGTGGCCGGGACGACCAGCTTCAGCCTTTCGGCGGCGCGCTGGAGGTACTCGAACTGGCCTGAATAGGCGACCGAGACACCGGGCGGCAGCTTCACCTCCTCCACCACCGCGCGACGCAGGTCGTTGACCACGGAATTCAGGTCGCGGCCTCGAACGTCCACATAGACCCAGGTGGAGGGCCGCGCGTTCTCGGTCTTCAGCATCGGGGGACCGTCGCGGATCTCGATGCGCGCGACCGAGCCCAGGGTGATCTGCTGCCCGCCGCGGGTGAGGATCGGCAGCGCCCGCAGGCCCTCCAGGCTGTCGCGCAGCTCCCTTGGGTAGCGGACGTTGATGGGGTAGCGCGCCACCCCTTCCACCGTCTCGCCGACGTTCTCGCCGCCGACCGCGCCGGAGACGATCCCCTGGACGTCGGAGATGCTGAGCCCGTGGCGGGCGATCGCCGCGCGGTCGATGTCGATGTCCACATAGCGTCCGCCCGTCAGGCGCTCGGCGAGCGCCGAGGTGACACCCGGCGTTCGCCTGGCCACGGCCTCCACCGCGCCCGCGACCCGGTCGAGCTGGGCGAGGTCGGTTCCGGAGACCTTCACCCCGATAGGGCTCTTCACGCCGGTGGCCAACATGTCGATGCGGTTGCGGATCGGTGGGACCCACACATTGGCCAAGCCCGGGACCTTAACCGTGCGGTCCAGCTCTTCCACCAGCTTCTCGGGCGTCATGCCGGGCCGCCACTCGCCCCGTGGCTTGAACTGGATCGTGGTCTCGAACATCTCCAGGGGCGCCGGGTCGGTGGCGCTCTCGGCGCGACCGGCCTTGCCGAACACGGTCTTCACCTCCGGTACGGTGCGGATCAGCCGGTCGGTCTGCTGCAAGAGTTCCGAGGCCTTGGCCGCCGAGATGCCCGGGAGCGCCGAGGGCATGTAGAGAAGGTCGCCCTCGTCCAGCGGCGGGATGAACTCGCCGCCCAGGCGGCTCAGCGGCCAGGCCGCGGTGGCGAACACCGCCAGGGCCAGCAAGAGAACGGTCCTCGGCTTTTTCAGCACCCAGTCGATCGCCGGGCGGTAGGCCGCCGTCAGCCAGCGGTTCAGAGGGTTGGCGTCCTCGGCGGGAATGCGGCCGCGGATCAGATAGCCCATCAGCACCGGCACAAGGGTGACCGAGAGGATCGCCGCGCCGGCCATCGCGTAGCTCTTGGTGAAGGCGAGCGGCGAGAACAGCCGTCCCTCCTGCGCCTGCAGGGCGAACACGGGCACGAACGACAGGGTGATGATGACCAGGCTCAGGAACAGCGCCGGCCCGACCTCGGCGGCCGCATCGGTCACCAGGCGCCAGCGCGTGGGCGAATCCATGACGGCGCCGGGATTCTCGCGCGCCCACCGTTCCAGGCGCTTGTGGGCGTTTTCGATCATCACCACCGCGGCGTCGACCATGGCGCCGACGGCGATGGCGATGCCGCCGAGCGACATGATGTTGGCGTTCACCCCCTGCACCCGCATGACCAGGAAGGCGAACAGCACGCCCAGCGGAAGCGTGACGATCGCCACGAGGGCGGAGCGCACGTGCCAAAGGAACAGGGCGCAGACGATCCCGACCACCACGAACTCCTCCAGGAGCTTGCCGGTCAGGTTGGCGATCGCGCGGTCGATCAATTGTGACCGGTCGTAGGTGGTGACGATCTCCACCCCGGCCGGAAGGCTTCGCTTCAGGGCGGCGACCTTGTCGTGCACCGCCTCGAGGGTTGCGCGAGCGTTCTCGCCAGAGCGCAGGATGACGACCCCGCCGGCGACCTCGCCTTCACCGTTGAGCTCGGCCACGCCGCGGCGCATCTCCGGCCCCACCTGGATCGTAGCCACCTCGCCCAACCTCACGGGGATTCCACCCGCCGTGGTCAGCAGGCTGATACCGCGGAAGTCATCGAGGTTCTTCAGATAGCCGCTGGCGCGGACCATGTACTCGGCCTCGCCAAGTTCCAGCACAGAGCCGCCGGCTTCCTGGTTGGCCTGCCGGATGGCGTCGGCGGCATCCTGGAACGTGACCCCGTAGGCGGCGAGCTTCACCGGGTCGAGGACCACCTGGTACTGGCGGACCATGCCGCCGATGCTGGCCACCTCGGCCACGCCGGGAAGGGTCTTCAGCTCGTAGCGGAGGAACCAGTCCTGCAGGCCCCTCAGTTGCGAGAGGTCGTGGCCGCCGCTGCGGTCGATCAGGGCGTATTCATAAATCCAGCCGACACCCGTGGCGTCCGGCCCCAGCGCCGGGCGGGCCGCCGCCGGCAGGCGGCTCTGCACCTGGCTCAGGAACTCAAGCACCCGGGAGCGGGCCCAGTAGAGGTCCGTTCCGTCCTCGAACAGCACATAGACGAAGCTGTCTCCGAAGAAGGAATAGCCTCGCACGGTCTTCGCCCCCGGCACCGACAGCATGGTGGTGGTGAGCGGATAGGTGACCTGGTTCTCGACAATCTGCGGCGCTTGGCCCGGAAGGGAGGTGCGGATCACCACCTGCACGTCCGACAGGTCGGGAAGGGCGTCCACGGGCGTGCTGCGGACCGCGAGCACGCCGGCCGCGGCGAGGGCCACGGCGGCGACCAGGACGAGGACCCGGGCCCGCACCGAAGCACGGATGACGGCGCCGATCATCGCCGACCCTCCGGCGACATGCGACGCACCGTCGGCCCGCCCTGCGGGTCGAACGCGAAGCGCACGCGGTCACCGACCTTCAGACCCCGGGCAAGAGCCGGCTCACCGAGGCGGAACGCCATGGTCATGGCGGGCCAGCCGAGGGCCGGGATCGCTCCATGCGACAAGGTCACGGTGGTTGTCGAGAGCGCCTCGATGCGGCCGGCGCCTTCGAGCAGACTGGGCGCGGCGTGGCCGGCGTGGGGATCCGCCGCGGGCTGCGCGGGTCGGGCGCGGAGCCCGGCCAGGCTGGCCTCGGAGTCGATCAGGAACTGGCCGGACGCCACAACCTTTTCGCCCTCGGACAGTCCCTGCAGGATTTCGATGCGCCCCCCCGCTTCGCGACCGGTGCGGACCTCCGCCGGCTGGAAGCCTCCGCCGGGGCCGGCGACCATAACCAGGGAACGCCGTCCCGTGCGAATGATGGCTTCGGACGGTGCGAGCAGGGCCGGCTTTGCGGTCCCCGCCAGCTGGACAGCGGCGAACATGCCGGGCCGCAGGCGCCCCCTGGGATTGGCCAGCTCCACGCGTGCCGTGATCGTGCGGCTGGCCGCGTCGGCCTGTGGAAGCAGGGCCGCAACGCGCCCCACGAAGACTTCGCCCGGATAGGCCGCCAGGGTGGCGGTTGCGGACTGTCCGGTCCGCACCTCGCCGGCGATCGCCTCCGGCGCCGCGACGTTCAGCCAGACGCGGGAGAGGCCGTTCACCTCCGCCAGGGTCTGGCCCGCGGCCACGGTCATGCCGGCCCGCACGCCCAGGACCTTGATCGCTCCGCCGGTCGGCGAGGAGACCGTGACGACGTTGCGCGCCCGGCCGGACCGTTCCACCTGCTCGATCAGGGACGGCGGCATGCCCAGCAGTTGCAGGCGCTGGCGTGCGGCGCGGATCAGGGCTGCGTCACCCGTCGCGCGCACGGCGAGGAATTCGGCCTGCGCCCCGGCCCACTCCGGAACCAGGATGTCCGCCAGCGGCGCTCCGGCTGCGATCACGTCGCCCGGCGCGCGCGCGTAGACACGCTGCAGGAAGCCGGCGGCCCTGGCCTGGACCACCGCCAGGTCGCGTTCGCTGTACTCGATGACGCCCGTCGCCGCGACGCCGCTGGGCAGCGCGCCCCACTCGACCGTCGCCAGGCGCACGCCGAGGTTCTGGGTGCTGGCCGGGTCGATCCGCACTCCGCCGCCCTCGTCAGCGTCGTCGGCGTATTTGGGCTGCAGCGCCATGTCCATGTACGGCGACTTGCCGGGCTTGTCGAAGCGCTGGCCCGGGACCATCGGGTCATACCAGTAGAGCACCTTGCGCCCGGTGGTGGCGGGGCGCTCATGCTCGGGCGCCGTAGCCCGGCCGATCAGGACTCCGCCCGCCAGGATGGCGGCGGCCAGCAGCGCGCCGGCGGCAAGGCCGCGCCGCGAGATCTTGAGGGATGTCATTGGTCGCTCCCGAAGGCGTGGGTGAGCCGGACGGCGTCGCGCGCGAGCGCCGCCTCCCGTTCGAGCAAGGTGAGCTGGGCGTCGGCGCGGCCGCTCAGGGCTTCGGTGACGTCCACCACGCCCGCGCGGCCGGCGCCGTAGCTGGCGGTCTCCAGATCGGCGCGCGCGCCCGCAAGGGGCAGAAGCGTGTCGCGGGCGCGCAACCACTGCTCGCGGCGCATGGCGTAGTCGGCCAGGCCCTGCTCGAGCTCGGCGGTCAGCGCCCGGCGCGCGGCTTCGCGCTGCGCGCGCGCCTGGCCGGCGGTGGCGACGCGCGCGGCGATGATGGGATCCTGCCGTGTCTTGGCGAATATCGGCAGGCTGACGGTGACGCCCACCGAGACCATGTCGCCGAACATCGGGTCGCGCCGCTGGTAGGCGAGCTCCAGGCCAAGGTCCGGTCGCTTCCCTGCCCGGGCCAGCGCCACGTCGGCGCCGGCCTGCCGGGCTGCGGCGTCCAGCGCCGCCAAGCTCGGGTGGCGCTCGAGGTCGATGCGGAGGGCGGCGGCGTCGAACTCCAGCGGCGGGGCGGCTCCCACCGCCTCGACCTGCGGATCGCCCGTCCAGCGCGCCAGCCTGGCGCGGGCGCCGGCGACCTCGGCGACCAGCTCGCTGCGCCGGTCTTCCAGTTCCGCCCGCAGGCGTCGCGCCTCCGGGGCGGCGGCCGGCCTGGCGGCGCCCGAAGCCACGCCCGCGAGCGTGGCGTCCCAGAGCGGCGTCAAGGTGGCCACGGCCTCGTCCAGCGCCCGGAGCCGCCGCTGGGCGTAATGGAGGTCGATCCAGGCCCCCGCAGCCGCGACCCGCACCGCCCGGCTCGCGGCCCGCCGCTCGGCCTGGGCGGCGGAGACATCGATCTCCGCGCGGTCCCGTTCAGCGCGGCGCCTGGCGCCGCTCGGCAGCTCCTGCATCAGACCGATGCGGGCCATCGTCATCTCCTCAGCATCGAGTCGGCCGGCTCCCGGGCCGGAGATCGGCAGGTTCTCCAGGCCCAGTTGCAGCTTCGAGTCCGGCAGGGCGCCCGCCGCGCGGGCGGCCGACCGCGCCGCCTCGACCTGCAAGGCCCCGGCCTGCAGTTCGGGCGCCTGGTCCTCCGCGAGCTTGAGCGTTGCGGCGAACGTGACCGGCGCCGCTGCGGCGGGGAGTGCGCCCAGCGCGGCGGCAAGACAGAGCCCCACCGCAGGGCTGCGCGGCACGGAGCGGCGACTTGGCGCGGCCGCGCGGAAGGGTGTCCACGACATGGGATTGGTCCTGAAGATGGTGATCGACGGCACGCTGACGTGCGGTGTCAGCCGCCGCGGCCCCTCGCGGGTACGCGGCGTCGCAGAGGCTTCAGGCGGTGGGTCTGGGAGGTCGCTCCAACCTCGGCGGCGGTCGATCCGGCAGCGCGCCCGACCTGGCGACGACGTAGGGCGGCCGCACGAGCGGTGGCGGCGCGATGGTCTCCGCCTTGGCAAGGTCCGCCACGACTCCGCCCATGAGGACGCAGGCCGCCTTACAGGCGAGATCCATGGCCTTCGACGATCCTGGATCGCAGCACGGCATGGCGTCCATCGCCTCGGTCATCGCGTGAAGGTGCGGCACGGCGGCGACCTCGCCGCCTGCCGACATGTGGCCGCAGACGCTGGCCGCCGCCGCGGCGTTCACGGGGCTGACGGCCAGGGCCAGGACGGCGAAGAGCGCAAGCAGACGCGCGATCATCTTCAAAGGCTAGCACCGGCGCACTGCCGCGTCCTTGAGCGAGGTCAAGTGGCGGCGATCTGGCAAGCCGGCTCGGAATCCGGCTCGGCGAGGCGTTTGGCTTCGGGCGACCGGAGGTGATGTTCACGAGGCGCGGGGCGAAGAGCCCCAGTCCGAGGGTGGGCATCTCGCACGAACGTCCCACCCGCCACCTCGCCCAGAAGGCCCTCGAAAGCCTCGCCCGGCTCGCGATTCCTCGGGCACAAAGGGATCGAACGTCTGGTCTGCGCGACTAACGAAAGCCCAGTCCAGATCAAGAGGCGGACGCTTGGCCCATCCATGCGCGGTCAGCCTGCCGGCCGCGGCCGTGACGACGCCTTGTTTGACAGGGGTCTGAGCGGCCGGCGACCGCTGCGCGCCTCGATAACCGGCGTCGTTGCGCCGCCCTGGACTCGGCCTTTGGCAAGGCCGTCCGGATCAGCCCGTCTAGGGGCCACCATCAACGCGCCGCGTTGGTGGCGCGATCTGCGATACACCTGTCATTCCCGTCATGGAACAAGAGTGCTTCCCTGCGTCGTCGTCGAGACGCGACAGATGCAGGGAGATCCCAGAATGTTGGAGTTGCAGAGAGCATCGCTGCGGACTGTCCGAGTGGCCGCAGCTTCAATGGCGGCGGCGCTTCTGACGAGCCTCCTCACGGTGTCACCCGCCCTTGCCCGACCAGCGAACCTGGATCGATCACTGGACCGCGTAAGCGACCATGGCCTCTACCGTGTCCGGATCCAGAGCACCCGCACCCCGATCCCCCTGTGGCGGGTCCATCAATGGAACGTGCGGCTGACGGATGCCGGCGGGCAGCCGATCAGCGGCGCCGTGGTGGCGGTGGACGGCGGCATGCCGGACCACCGCCACGGCCTGCCCACCGCGCCGCGAGCGGCGGCCACCGGCGCGGCCGGCGACTACGTCATCAAGGGCCTGAAGTTCTCCATGCCCGGCTGGTGGGTCTTGAAGCTCGCCGTGAAGGGGCCGGACGGCCGAACCGACACGGTCACCTTCAACCTCGTCCTGTGAGGGGGTGGATTCCGGGGCTGGCGGCCCTGGCGTTGCTCGCCGCCGGTCCGGGCACGGCGGCGCAGATCTGGTCAATGGAGGACCTCGCCCTGCTACGGACGCTAAGCCCCCGCGTCCTCCCGCCGCCGCCGGCCGATCCGTCCAATCGCCTGGCCGACGACCCCCGCGCCGCGGCGCTGGGTCGTGCCCTGTTCTTCGACCGTGCGCTCAGCGCCAACGGCAAGGTGTCCTGCGCGAGCTGCCATCTGCCCGATCATGGGTTCACCGACGCCCTGGCCGTCGGCAAAGGCCTGTCGTCCGGCGCGCGACGCACCATGCCAGTCGCCGCCGCCGTCCACTCGCCCTGGCAGTTCTGGGACGGCCGGGCCGACAGTCTCTGGGCCCAGGCGCTGGGGCCTGTCGAGAACCCCGTCGAACATGGCTTCACACGCAGCCAGGTGGCGCACGCGCTCGCCGCGCGTCACCGCGGCGCCTACGAGGCGCTGTTCGCGCCGCTGCCTGCGCTGGCGGATGTCCGCCGGTTCCCGGAGCGGGCGTCACCGCTCGGCGACGCCGCGGCGCGCGCAAGCTGGGCCTCCATGACCGCGGCCGATCAGGCCACAGTGAATGGCGTCTTCGCCAACTTCGGCAAGGCGATCGCGGCCCATGAGCGGACGCTGAGGGTGCGGCCGGGCCGCTTCGACCGCTACGTGGCCGGCCTGTTCGGCCAGTCCGGCAAGGCGGAAACCCTGACCGCGCAGGAGCTGGCGGGCCTGCGCCTCTTCATCGGCAAGGGCCAGTGCGTGAACTGCCATAACGGCCCGCTGTTCTCGAACGGCGCCTTCGCCAACACCGGCGTGCCCCCCCGGCCCGGCCATCCCGCCGATCCGGGTCGCGCGGGCGCCGTGCACAAGGCGATCGCCGATCCCTTCAACTGCAAGGGCGCGTTCAGCGACGCCCCGCCCGCGCTCTGCGAGGAGCTGGAGTTCGCCGTGGTGGACAGTCCGGAGCAGCTCGGCGCGTTCAAGGTTCCGTCCCTGCGAGGCGTTGCACGGCGCGCGCCCTACATGCACGCCGGCCAGCTTGCCTCTCTCGACCAGGTGCTCGGCCACTACAGCCGGGCCCCGACGGCGGCGATCGGCCACTCCGAGCTCCTCCCCCTCGACCTGAGCGTCCTGGAACGCCGGCAGATCATCGCCTTCCTCCGAACCCTCAACGAGACGCCGCGCGTAACGCGCGCGCCGAAGGCCGCCCCATGACGGACCGTCCTACCTCGCCCGCCGTGACCGACGCCATGCATCCGACGCCGATGCGGGTCGCGGTCCTGATCTTCGACGACGTCGAGGTCCTCGACTTCGCCGGACCATTCGAGGTCTTCGGCGTGTCGCGATCCCCGTCCGGGGACTTCGCCTTCGAGGTCGTGACCGTCGCCCTCGAGCACCGAATTGTCGTCGCGCGCAACGGCCTGCAGGTCCTGCCGCACCTGGCCGCGGAGAACGCCGGCCAGGTCGACGTGTTGGTCGTCCCAGGCGGTCAGGGGACCCGGCGCGAGATGCACAACCCCGCGATGCTCGACATCGTCCGCCACCTCAGCGCATCGGCCAATCTGACCTTGTCGGTCTGCACGGGCGCCCTGGTGTTGGGCGCGGCCGGCCTGCTGCGTGGCCTGGGCGCGACGACCCACTACGGCGCGATGGAGGAACTGCGCGCGCTGGACTGCGGTGAAATCCTGCCCACCGCGCGCGTCGTCGACAACGGCCGCGTGCTCACCTCGGCCGGGATCAGCGCGGGCCTCGACGCCGCGCTCCATATCGTCGCCCGGGCGGTCGGCCCCGAGGCCGCGGCCGAGACCGCCCGCTACATGCAATATGACTGGTCCCCAAGCGGGATCGTGCGACGCGGACCTCAGGCGCCCATGGGCGCGCGGCCGAACCGTTCGCGGTAGTCGCCGGGCGTGATGCCGCAGCGCTTCTGGAAGGCGCGGTGCAGGCCATCGAGGCTCCCGAAGCCCGCGCGGTCGGCGACCCGCGCGAGCGGCCAGTCGGACGTCTCCAGGAAGGCCTTGGCGCGATTCAACCGGGCGATCTCGACGAAGGCTGCCGGCGTGATCCCCGTCTCCTTCTTGAAGATCCGCACGAAGGTGCGCTCCGTCATACCGGCCCGGTCCGCCAGCGCTGGCAGCGCAAGTTCACCCGAAGGGTCGTCGTTCACCTCGGCGATCAGCATCCGCAACCGTGGGGTCGCCGCGCCCTGTACGTTCAGACCCGAGCTGTACTGCGTCTGGCCGCCCGGCCGCCGGATGAACAGCACGAGGTTGCGCGCCACGGCCAGCGCCACCTCGGGCCCGCAATCGGCCTCCACCAGGGACAGGCAGAGATCGATCCCGGCGGTGACGCCGGCCGAGGTGTAGAACGGCGGGTCGGCCACGAAGATTGCGTCGGGCTCCACCGTGACCTCCGGACGGAAGGCGCGCAGCTCCTCGCAGACCTCCCAATGGGTGGTCGCGCGGCGCCCGTCGAGCAGGCCTGCCGCGGCCAGCACGAACGCGCCGGAGCAGACGCTGCCGATCCGCCGCGTCGTCGTGGCGCGATCGGCCAGCCAGGCGAGCACGTCGCTCTCCCGCATGGCCTCCAGTCCGGCCTCGTCACCGCCTCCGATCAGGATGGTGTCCAAGCTGTCCGGCAGATCCCTAAGCGCCACCGCCCCGGCGAGTTGGAGTCCGGAGTTGCAGCGGATCACTCCGCCGCGCGGTGAAGCCAATATCGGCTCATAGGCCTCGACGCCCCCGAAGCGATTGGCCATCGAGAACACTTCGAGGGGTCCGGACAGGTCGAGGGACTGAACGCCGGGATAGCCGACGAGAGCGATCTTGCGGGGTGGCGACGTCACGGATCTGGCCATGGCGTAAACTGCAATACATCTGACATTTGCGCCACAACTTTCGCCGCCTAGGGTCCTGCTCGATCCACACCGGATCGGAAGGACCCCAGCGATGTCTTCGACCCAGCCCTCCCCCCAAGTCTGCCCCTGCCCCTGCTGGGCTTGTGCTTGCGATGCGTGCTCCTGCGATCAGAGCTCGGCGCCGAATGGCCAGCGCGGACGATCCTGCGCCTGCGGCGCGCCGGCGCCCGCGGCCTAAGCGGGACGCCACGCTCCGGCGCTCCATCCACCTTCAGGAGAACTCGATGCATTCCCAATTCGCCGCAGCTTCTGTCGTCGCCATCGCGATCACCCTTCACCCGTTTGCAGCCGAGGCGCACCCTGGCCACGACCGGGATCACCTGAGTGTCCCGGCGCCGAAAGCGGGCCGGGCGAGACCCCTGGTCGTGGTGGTCGCGGAGAACCGCGGCGCCGAGACAACTGACTTCGCCATACCCTACGGGGTGCTCAAGGAGGCCGGTGTCACCGATGTGCGAAGCCTTTCCACCGAGGCCGGCCCTGTCCAACTTCGTCGCAGCATCAAGGTGATGGCTGACCAGACGCTAGGCCAGTTTGATGCTGTCGAACCCGCCGGCGCCGACATCGTCATCGTCCCGGCGCAGGTCGATCCCAAGGACCGGGCGCTCATCACCTGGATCCAGGCGCAAGCCGCCAAGGGGGCGACCATCGTCTCTGTCTGCGAGGGTGCGCGGGTCGTCGCCAACGCCGGCCTCCTCAAGGGCAAGCGCGCTGTCACCCACTGGTCGGCCATCAATGACCTGGCCAAGACCAACCCCGACACGACCTGGGTCCGCGACCAGCGCCATCTTCAGGACGGCGCCTTCATCTCGACCACCGGTGTCACCGCCTCCATCCCGATGTCGCTCGCGCTCGTGGAAGCCATAGGCGGTCACCTGATCGCGCAAGCGACCGCGGCGAAATTTGGGGTGACGCACTGGTCGGCGGACCATCGCACGGCCGACTTCCAGCTCACCAAGGCCGACATCGCGACCGCGGTCGGCAGCGCCGCGGCTGTCTGGACCCACGAGACGGTGGAGGCGCCGGTTTCCGACGGTGTCGACGAGGTGGCGCTGGCGCTGAGGGCCGACGCCTGGGGCCGGAGCTACCGCACAAAGGTGGTGACCACCAACGCCGGGCGCACGCCCGTGCGCTCGCGTCGCGGCCTCACCATCCTGCCCGATGCGGAGGCCCGGAACGGCCGCTATGTCATTCCAGGGAACGCGGGCCCGGCGGCGCCGCAGCTCGACATGGCGATCTCAGTGATGGGCAAACGCTACGGACCGGCTGCGGTGCGCTTGGCGACCATCGGCCTGGAATACGATCCGCCCGCCGGCGAGGCCGCCCGATGAACGCCGTCCAGTTGGCGCAGCTTAGCTGCGGCGGTTTCTTCCTCACCGGCCTCGTCACGGGGGTGTGGAAGTACCGCGCGATGATCACCGACGCGAATGGCCAGGCGCCGACCTATGTCGACATCTGCCACCGCGCGGCCCTGACCTACGCCTTCGCCTGCCTGGTGCTCGCCGAGTTCGCCCGGCTCAGCGCCTGGCCGCCCACGGTGAACATCATCGCGGTCGCCGTGACCGTGCTGTTCTTCGCCGGCGCGGTCGCCTCCTACGCGGTCCACGGCGTTCTACGGGACACCGACAACCAGCTGCGACGGCCGCACCAGCTGGGCGGCCGCCACCTGCATGGCGGGCTCGTGAGCGCCAGCGTCTATACCTTGGCCGTCGGCGAGATCGGCGGCTTCCTCGTCCTGTTGACGGGCTTCCTGCACGGGATGCTCCGCTAGCCGGCCGTCGATGGCGCCGCCCTCTCGGGGCGGGCCGCAAGACCGCCACCCGCAGCCTTCCTTTAAACCACAGACGCCATTCGGAAATGAGAAAGCCATGGAATATCTGATCGGCCTGGGCCTGGCGTTCGGTGTGACGACGTTCGCCGCCGGCGCAGGCTTCGCGCGGAGCCGGAACTTCTACCCGGTGATGCTGACGGTGATCGCCAGCTACTACATGCTGTTCGCCGTCCAGGCCGCTGACGCCGGCAGCCTGGTCCTGGAGGCCTGGATCCTGTGCGGCTTCCTCTGCCTCGCGGTCGCCGGCTTCCGCTGGAACCTCTGGCTGGTGGTGGCCGGCCTGCTCGGCCACGGCGCGCTGGACCTCGTCCATCCCCACTGGCTCCCGGCCTCCGGCGCACCCACCTGGTGGCCGCCGTTCTGCCTGGCCTACGACGTCGCGGCCGCCGCCTGCCTCGCGGTCCGTCTCCTGCCGCCCAGCCCGCCGGCGATCGCGGCCGAACTGTCGGCCGCCGAGGCCTGCGAGCGGCGGGGACGGCCTGGCGAGGCCTTCACGCACCTCGAGCGCGCCCACGTGCTGGGCCAGCGATCCACCCTCGAGCACGTGCGTGCGCATGTCCGCATGCTGCGCTGGGGCCTGAGGCGGCGCGATCCTCGAGAGGCCGGCGGTCAACTCATCCGGATTCTCGGCGCGGCGACCAAGACGACCTTCGGGCTGGTACCTCCGGGCAACACTGGCGGATCGCGGGTCAGCGCCTTCCGTCCCCTGCCCATCCCCCAGGAATTGGCGGCGATCATGGC
This genomic stretch from Phenylobacterium sp. LH3H17 harbors:
- a CDS encoding DJ-1/PfpI family protein, giving the protein MTDRPTSPAVTDAMHPTPMRVAVLIFDDVEVLDFAGPFEVFGVSRSPSGDFAFEVVTVALEHRIVVARNGLQVLPHLAAENAGQVDVLVVPGGQGTRREMHNPAMLDIVRHLSASANLTLSVCTGALVLGAAGLLRGLGATTHYGAMEELRALDCGEILPTARVVDNGRVLTSAGISAGLDAALHIVARAVGPEAAAETARYMQYDWSPSGIVRRGPQAPMGARPNRSR
- a CDS encoding GlxA family transcriptional regulator, which gives rise to MTSPPRKIALVGYPGVQSLDLSGPLEVFSMANRFGGVEAYEPILASPRGGVIRCNSGLQLAGAVALRDLPDSLDTILIGGGDEAGLEAMRESDVLAWLADRATTTRRIGSVCSGAFVLAAAGLLDGRRATTHWEVCEELRAFRPEVTVEPDAIFVADPPFYTSAGVTAGIDLCLSLVEADCGPEVALAVARNLVLFIRRPGGQTQYSSGLNVQGAATPRLRMLIAEVNDDPSGELALPALADRAGMTERTFVRIFKKETGITPAAFVEIARLNRAKAFLETSDWPLARVADRAGFGSLDGLHRAFQKRCGITPGDYRERFGRAPMGA
- a CDS encoding DJ-1/PfpI family protein, which encodes MHSQFAAASVVAIAITLHPFAAEAHPGHDRDHLSVPAPKAGRARPLVVVVAENRGAETTDFAIPYGVLKEAGVTDVRSLSTEAGPVQLRRSIKVMADQTLGQFDAVEPAGADIVIVPAQVDPKDRALITWIQAQAAKGATIVSVCEGARVVANAGLLKGKRAVTHWSAINDLAKTNPDTTWVRDQRHLQDGAFISTTGVTASIPMSLALVEAIGGHLIAQATAAKFGVTHWSADHRTADFQLTKADIATAVGSAAAVWTHETVEAPVSDGVDEVALALRADAWGRSYRTKVVTTNAGRTPVRSRRGLTILPDAEARNGRYVIPGNAGPAAPQLDMAISVMGKRYGPAAVRLATIGLEYDPPAGEAAR
- a CDS encoding DUF3703 domain-containing protein, which codes for MEYLIGLGLAFGVTTFAAGAGFARSRNFYPVMLTVIASYYMLFAVQAADAGSLVLEAWILCGFLCLAVAGFRWNLWLVVAGLLGHGALDLVHPHWLPASGAPTWWPPFCLAYDVAAAACLAVRLLPPSPPAIAAELSAAEACERRGRPGEAFTHLERAHVLGQRSTLEHVRAHVRMLRWGLRRRDPREAGGQLIRILGAATKTTFGLVPPGNTGGSRVSAFRPLPIPQELAAIMAANPPTSWRDQMAAAWRAGASGQAI